A genomic stretch from Sinorhizobium terangae includes:
- a CDS encoding ABC transporter ATP-binding protein, with the protein MTSTAQAIAVTDLHKRFGPLEVLKGVSLTARQGDVIAIIGGSGSGKSTLLRCINMLELPSAGRVSVHGEEIRMKPDGHGGLMPADRKQVQRIRTQLGMVFQSFNLWQHMTILQNVIEVPVHVLGKSKAEAIETAETLLRRVGLYEKRDAYPAFLSGGQQQRAAIARALAIQPLVMLLDEPTSALDPELVGEVLSVIGDLAHEKRTMILVTHEMKFARDVANHIVFLHNGVIEEQGPPEAIFGAPRSERLKRFISSIH; encoded by the coding sequence ATGACGAGTACGGCCCAGGCAATCGCAGTCACTGACCTGCACAAGCGTTTCGGGCCATTGGAAGTGCTGAAAGGTGTGTCGCTTACGGCTCGACAGGGCGACGTCATCGCGATCATCGGCGGCAGCGGCTCGGGCAAGTCCACCCTCCTTCGCTGCATCAACATGCTGGAATTGCCGTCGGCCGGACGCGTCAGCGTTCACGGTGAGGAAATCCGGATGAAGCCCGATGGTCATGGCGGGCTGATGCCCGCCGATCGCAAGCAAGTGCAGCGCATCCGCACCCAGCTCGGCATGGTCTTCCAGAGCTTCAACCTCTGGCAACACATGACCATTCTTCAAAACGTCATCGAAGTGCCGGTGCATGTGCTCGGCAAATCCAAGGCCGAGGCGATCGAGACAGCCGAAACATTGCTGCGCAGGGTCGGACTTTACGAGAAGCGCGACGCCTATCCGGCCTTCCTTTCCGGCGGCCAGCAGCAACGCGCAGCGATCGCCCGTGCGCTGGCGATCCAGCCGCTGGTGATGCTCCTCGACGAACCGACCTCGGCCCTCGATCCGGAGCTTGTCGGCGAAGTCCTCTCCGTCATCGGCGATCTCGCGCACGAGAAGCGCACGATGATCCTCGTCACGCACGAGATGAAGTTCGCCCGCGACGTCGCCAACCACATCGTCTTCCTGCACAACGGCGTCATCGAAGAACAGGGGCCGCCCGAGGCAATCTTCGGCGCGCCGAGATCCGAGAGGCTCAAGAGGTTCATCAGCTCCATTCACTGA
- a CDS encoding TetR family transcriptional regulator C-terminal domain-containing protein — protein sequence MTRRTFHRAPEGERRQELIEATLDCIAEFGLKGATVRQIAIRAGVTAGLVRHYFESKDQMVAEAYRAVIASLTEKAQNVEGDPATRLREFIAVNFTEPVADSRSVSLWAAFISQVRVDPILAEIHREGYLAFRNTLQELLSEFLAAKGRPASEEACRRYAIAINGLVDGLWVEGCLAGDLFRDGELVSIAMASVEAVLGLPIEN from the coding sequence GTGACGCGTCGCACATTTCATCGCGCCCCCGAGGGCGAGCGGCGACAGGAACTGATCGAGGCGACGCTCGATTGTATCGCTGAATTCGGTTTGAAAGGCGCGACGGTCCGGCAGATCGCGATCCGGGCCGGCGTCACCGCGGGGCTCGTCCGCCATTATTTTGAATCCAAGGACCAGATGGTCGCGGAGGCCTACCGTGCCGTCATCGCTTCTCTCACAGAGAAGGCACAGAACGTCGAAGGCGATCCTGCGACGCGGTTGAGAGAGTTTATCGCGGTCAACTTCACGGAGCCGGTTGCCGATAGCCGCAGCGTCTCGCTCTGGGCAGCCTTCATCAGCCAGGTGCGGGTCGATCCGATCCTCGCCGAGATTCACCGCGAAGGATATCTCGCCTTCCGCAACACCTTGCAGGAACTGCTGAGCGAGTTCCTCGCCGCCAAGGGTCGGCCCGCAAGCGAGGAAGCGTGCCGCCGCTATGCGATTGCGATCAACGGCCTGGTAGACGGGCTCTGGGTCGAAGGCTGCCTGGCCGGCGACCTCTTTCGCGACGGCGAGCTGGTCAGCATCGCCATGGCGTCGGTCGAGGCCGTGCTCGGCCTGCCGATCGAAAATTAA
- a CDS encoding pyridoxal phosphate-dependent aminotransferase, translating to MRYASITSRLADLGSGKWTLHIRARQLKAEGADIIELTIGEPDLPPDRSLLDECQRAMNAGRYRYSNGRGEPSVVAALAEKYRRRRADVTAENVLCFPGTQTALFAVMLGLVETGDAVLVGDPLYATYEGVIRSTGAHYVLVPLKPEFGFHMRAEDLEKAITPECRVLLLNTPHNPTGAVLTAAEIAAIGEVARRHDLWIVCDEVYEELVFDAAFASPFDNPDLAERTVVVSSISKSHAAPGFRSGWAVGPVEFTNRLLPISETMLFGVQPFIADMTAYALTHEIDTAKKMREAYKRRARRIVDGLADAPGVFVLPPEAGMFTLIDVSGTGFSGEAFAWALLEEEGVAVMPGSSFGEEAQNFLRVSLTVPDVDIDEACQRISSLAERLTARRERRA from the coding sequence TTGCGCTACGCGTCGATCACCTCACGTCTCGCCGATCTCGGTTCCGGCAAATGGACGCTGCACATCCGCGCGCGCCAGCTGAAGGCGGAAGGGGCCGATATCATCGAGCTGACGATCGGTGAGCCGGATCTGCCGCCCGACCGCTCACTGCTTGACGAATGCCAGCGTGCCATGAATGCAGGGCGGTACCGCTACTCGAACGGGCGCGGCGAACCGTCCGTCGTCGCTGCTCTTGCGGAGAAATACCGGCGGCGCCGGGCCGATGTGACCGCGGAAAACGTTCTGTGCTTTCCGGGCACGCAGACGGCGCTCTTTGCCGTCATGCTGGGCCTCGTCGAGACCGGCGACGCCGTGCTCGTCGGCGATCCGCTCTATGCGACCTATGAAGGCGTCATCCGGTCCACCGGCGCCCACTATGTCCTCGTCCCACTGAAACCCGAGTTCGGTTTCCATATGCGGGCGGAGGACCTGGAAAAGGCCATCACGCCGGAATGCCGCGTGCTGCTCCTCAACACACCGCACAATCCGACCGGTGCGGTGCTGACCGCCGCCGAGATTGCCGCGATCGGCGAAGTCGCCCGTCGCCACGACCTCTGGATCGTCTGCGACGAAGTCTATGAGGAACTGGTCTTCGATGCCGCGTTCGCGTCGCCCTTCGACAATCCTGATCTTGCCGAGCGCACCGTGGTCGTCTCGTCGATTTCCAAGTCGCATGCCGCACCCGGCTTCCGAAGCGGCTGGGCGGTCGGTCCTGTCGAATTCACCAATCGTCTGCTGCCGATCTCCGAAACCATGCTTTTCGGCGTGCAGCCCTTCATCGCCGACATGACGGCTTATGCGCTGACGCACGAGATCGACACGGCGAAAAAGATGCGTGAAGCCTACAAGCGGCGCGCCCGGCGCATCGTTGATGGCCTTGCCGATGCGCCGGGCGTCTTTGTCCTGCCGCCGGAAGCGGGCATGTTCACGCTGATCGACGTCTCTGGTACGGGTTTCTCTGGCGAGGCCTTCGCATGGGCGCTGCTCGAAGAGGAAGGCGTGGCGGTGATGCCGGGCTCTTCCTTCGGCGAGGAAGCGCAGAATTTCCTGCGCGTGAGCCTCACCGTGCCCGATGTCGATATCGACGAAGCATGCCAGCGCATCAGCTCCCTGGCGGAGCGCCTGACCGCCCGCAGGGAGCGCCGCGCATGA
- a CDS encoding 5-guanidino-2-oxopentanoate decarboxylase has translation MTAEMKTVGEVLVDLLEANGVEVVFGIPGVHTVELYRGLASSKIRHVTPRHEQGAGFMADGYARVSGKPGVALVITGPGLTNTITAMAQARQDSIPMLVISGVNRRDSLGHGRGLLHELPDQHGMMKTLALYSHTLLNPTDLPLVVDRAFAVLLSGRPGPVHIEIPTDVMALRIESKPAMPAAATRPRSDSETLQKAAILCADAARPVILCGGGALTAEAVVRQLAEQIGAPVVTTVNARGMLAGHPLRVPASPSLKAVRALLRAADLVLALGTEMGQTDYDLYADGGFPELRNLIRTDIDAAQLARGPQAALSILSGAKMATAGILGFLPGHVGVKDGAERAEMARKAALKELSAKMRAEVAVIDMIYRVLSDCTIVGDSTQAVYAGNLYCDAPRQRSWFNSATGYGALGYAPPAAVGAAVADRGKPVVCLVGDGGFQFSLAEIGSAVDAAARVIFLVWNNDGYQEIESYMVGSGITPEGVKPSAPDFLMTAGAYGVPAERLADVRDLPRALSEAAARSGPSLIEIHQSKTVGVTA, from the coding sequence ATGACCGCTGAAATGAAAACCGTAGGCGAGGTCCTTGTCGATCTCCTCGAGGCAAACGGCGTCGAAGTCGTTTTTGGCATTCCCGGCGTACACACGGTCGAGCTCTATCGCGGCCTTGCCTCATCGAAGATCCGCCATGTCACGCCGAGGCATGAGCAGGGCGCGGGCTTCATGGCCGACGGCTATGCCCGCGTCAGCGGCAAGCCTGGTGTGGCGCTGGTCATCACCGGCCCTGGCCTTACCAACACGATTACGGCGATGGCCCAGGCTCGCCAGGATTCGATCCCGATGCTGGTCATTTCCGGCGTCAACCGTCGCGATTCGCTCGGCCACGGCCGCGGCCTGCTGCATGAATTGCCCGACCAGCACGGGATGATGAAGACGCTGGCGCTTTATTCCCACACGCTGCTCAACCCCACCGATTTGCCGCTTGTGGTGGACCGGGCCTTTGCGGTTTTGCTTTCCGGCCGGCCCGGGCCGGTGCACATCGAGATTCCGACCGACGTTATGGCTCTGCGGATCGAGAGCAAGCCGGCGATGCCTGCCGCGGCAACCCGCCCGCGCTCCGATAGTGAAACCTTGCAGAAGGCAGCGATCCTGTGCGCCGACGCCGCGCGTCCGGTGATTCTCTGCGGGGGCGGTGCGCTGACGGCGGAAGCGGTAGTCAGGCAACTCGCCGAGCAGATCGGCGCGCCGGTGGTCACGACCGTCAACGCGCGCGGCATGCTTGCGGGCCACCCCTTACGGGTGCCGGCGAGCCCGAGCCTCAAGGCCGTGCGCGCCCTGCTGCGCGCGGCGGATCTGGTCCTGGCGCTTGGCACGGAGATGGGTCAAACGGACTACGATCTCTACGCCGATGGCGGCTTTCCAGAACTCCGCAATCTGATCCGCACCGACATCGATGCCGCGCAGCTTGCCCGCGGGCCGCAGGCAGCACTTTCCATTCTGTCGGGCGCGAAGATGGCGACGGCGGGCATCCTGGGCTTTCTGCCCGGCCATGTGGGTGTAAAGGACGGCGCGGAGCGTGCGGAAATGGCTCGCAAGGCGGCGCTGAAGGAATTGTCCGCCAAGATGCGTGCGGAAGTGGCCGTGATCGACATGATCTATCGGGTGCTTTCGGATTGCACGATCGTCGGGGATTCCACGCAGGCCGTCTACGCCGGCAACCTCTATTGCGATGCGCCGCGGCAACGGAGTTGGTTCAATTCGGCGACCGGTTACGGGGCGCTGGGTTATGCACCACCGGCGGCGGTCGGCGCGGCCGTGGCGGATCGCGGCAAGCCTGTCGTCTGCCTCGTCGGCGACGGCGGCTTCCAGTTTTCGCTGGCCGAGATCGGCTCGGCGGTCGATGCCGCGGCGAGGGTGATCTTCCTCGTCTGGAACAATGACGGCTATCAGGAAATCGAGTCCTACATGGTCGGCTCCGGTATCACCCCGGAAGGCGTGAAGCCCTCTGCTCCGGACTTTCTCATGACCGCCGGGGCCTATGGCGTCCCGGCGGAGCGGCTGGCCGATGTCCGCGATCTGCCGCGCGCGCTCTCTGAGGCCGCTGCGCGGTCAGGTCCTTCGCTGATTGAAATCCACCAGTCAAAGACCGTCGGCGTCACCGCCTGA
- the secD gene encoding protein translocase subunit SecD gives MRTSRWAVLAYVAIIIFGCLAAVPSVLPQAMREQFTSILPFKPVTLGLDLRGGSHLVLEVDGAGLQKARLNTLLDDTRRVLRGERVSASSARISGNAVTVSIADAADREKVLPKLQELATPVSTIGFGGATPEVEVTTNADVVTLAITEAGLADRMTKAVEQSLEIIRNRVDQVGVAEPLIQRIGSNRILVQLPGLQDPTRLRELLGSTAQMSFHMLDQAVDVTQPPPRGVDILPGANDNNKYPVESRVAISGERLDDAKVGFDQRTNQPVVDFSFDSLGARQFAEITRENVGRPFAIVLDGKVLTAPVINEPILGGRGQISGNFTAESATVLSALLRSGALPAPLTIIEERSVGPNLGSDSIRMGLYTGLAGFGLVVTLMVVLYGAWGMIANVGLVLHTIMTIGVLGLIGSTLTLPGIAGIILGIGMAVDANILINARIREETEGGAGAMKALDVGFNKAYATILDSNVTTLSGTVLLFWLGSGPVRGFAVTMMLGIVISMFTSVTVVRLLMREVVIRRKMKKLEIPSLFGGVPHLPTISFMKRRFQAIGFSAFLSISSVVLFFTPGLNYGIDFVGGIQVEAVSKDKIDLATLRHGLEALNLGEVALQDFGNGQSVLIRVQRQPGGEQEQTAALNRIKDAVTTAVPGAALERTEVVGPTVSGELQRSGFLAVGLAMVAILLYIWFRFEWHFAVGAIAVLLLDITKTVGFFALTGVDFNLTAIAALLTMIGYSVNDKVVVYDRMRENLRKYKSMPFSDLIDMSINQVIARCIFTSMATALSLVPMAIWGGETVRSFAWPMIFGVFVATTSSIYIGGPILLFLSRWWKDREAGRSAAQQPGTPTA, from the coding sequence ATGCGTACATCCAGATGGGCGGTCCTCGCCTATGTCGCGATCATAATATTCGGATGCCTCGCGGCGGTGCCGAGCGTTCTGCCGCAGGCCATGAGAGAGCAATTCACATCGATCCTGCCCTTCAAGCCGGTGACTCTCGGCCTTGATTTGAGGGGTGGCTCGCACCTCGTTCTCGAGGTCGACGGGGCCGGCCTGCAGAAGGCGCGGCTCAATACGCTTCTTGATGATACCCGCCGGGTTCTTCGCGGCGAACGCGTTTCCGCCTCGTCGGCGCGCATCAGCGGCAACGCCGTGACGGTCAGCATCGCGGACGCGGCCGATCGGGAAAAGGTGCTGCCGAAGCTGCAGGAACTGGCGACCCCCGTCAGCACGATCGGCTTCGGTGGCGCGACTCCTGAGGTCGAGGTGACGACAAACGCCGACGTGGTGACGCTTGCGATCACCGAGGCGGGGCTTGCCGACCGCATGACCAAGGCGGTCGAGCAGAGCCTGGAGATCATCCGCAACCGCGTCGACCAGGTCGGCGTTGCCGAACCGCTGATCCAGCGCATCGGTTCGAACCGCATCCTCGTGCAGTTGCCCGGACTGCAGGATCCGACCCGTCTGCGCGAACTCCTCGGCTCCACGGCGCAGATGAGCTTCCACATGCTCGACCAGGCCGTGGATGTCACGCAGCCGCCGCCACGCGGCGTCGACATCCTTCCCGGCGCCAATGACAACAACAAATATCCGGTCGAAAGCCGCGTCGCCATCTCCGGGGAGCGCCTTGACGATGCCAAGGTCGGCTTCGACCAGCGCACCAACCAGCCGGTGGTCGATTTCAGCTTCGACTCGCTCGGCGCCCGTCAGTTCGCCGAGATCACCCGCGAAAACGTCGGGCGGCCTTTTGCGATCGTCCTCGACGGCAAGGTGCTGACGGCCCCGGTCATCAACGAGCCGATTCTCGGCGGCCGCGGTCAGATCAGCGGCAACTTCACCGCCGAGTCGGCGACGGTTCTTTCGGCGCTGCTGCGCTCTGGCGCTCTGCCGGCGCCGCTGACGATCATCGAAGAGCGATCGGTCGGCCCGAACCTCGGTAGCGATTCGATCCGCATGGGCCTCTACACCGGCCTTGCCGGCTTCGGTCTCGTCGTGACGCTCATGGTCGTGCTCTACGGCGCCTGGGGCATGATCGCCAATGTCGGCCTGGTGCTGCACACGATCATGACGATCGGTGTTCTCGGCCTGATCGGTTCGACGCTCACCTTGCCCGGCATCGCGGGCATCATCCTCGGCATCGGCATGGCCGTCGACGCCAACATCCTTATCAACGCGCGCATCCGGGAAGAGACGGAAGGGGGCGCCGGTGCGATGAAGGCGCTGGATGTCGGCTTCAACAAGGCCTATGCCACGATCCTTGACTCGAACGTCACCACGCTCTCCGGCACGGTGCTTCTGTTCTGGCTCGGCAGCGGTCCGGTCCGCGGCTTTGCGGTCACCATGATGCTCGGCATCGTCATCTCGATGTTCACTTCGGTCACCGTGGTACGTCTGCTGATGCGCGAGGTCGTCATCCGTCGCAAGATGAAGAAGCTGGAGATCCCGTCGCTCTTCGGCGGGGTTCCGCACCTGCCGACCATCTCCTTCATGAAGCGCCGCTTCCAGGCGATCGGCTTCTCCGCCTTCCTGTCGATCAGCTCGGTCGTCCTGTTCTTCACGCCGGGCCTGAACTACGGCATCGATTTCGTCGGTGGTATCCAGGTAGAAGCGGTCTCGAAGGACAAGATCGATCTGGCCACGCTGCGTCACGGGCTCGAAGCGCTCAATCTCGGCGAGGTGGCGTTGCAGGACTTCGGCAACGGTCAATCGGTGCTGATCCGCGTCCAGCGCCAGCCGGGCGGCGAACAGGAGCAGACCGCTGCGCTGAACCGCATCAAGGATGCCGTGACGACCGCCGTTCCGGGGGCGGCCCTGGAGCGGACCGAAGTCGTCGGCCCGACCGTCAGCGGCGAGCTGCAGCGCTCCGGCTTCCTCGCCGTCGGCCTCGCGATGGTGGCGATCCTGCTCTACATCTGGTTCCGCTTCGAATGGCACTTTGCCGTCGGCGCGATCGCGGTGCTCTTGCTCGACATCACCAAGACGGTGGGCTTCTTTGCCCTGACCGGCGTGGATTTCAACCTGACGGCGATTGCCGCGCTGCTGACGATGATCGGCTATTCGGTGAACGACAAGGTGGTTGTCTACGACCGCATGCGTGAAAACCTGCGCAAGTACAAGTCGATGCCCTTCTCCGATCTCATCGACATGAGCATCAACCAGGTGATTGCACGATGCATCTTCACGTCGATGGCAACGGCCCTTTCGCTGGTGCCGATGGCGATCTGGGGTGGCGAAACGGTGCGCAGCTTCGCTTGGCCGATGATCTTCGGCGTTTTCGTCGCCACGACCTCCTCGATCTACATCGGTGGTCCGATACTGCTGTTCCTGAGCCGCTGGTGGAAAGATCGCGAGGCGGGCCGCTCCGCGGCGCAACAGCCGGGAACGCCGACGGCCTGA
- a CDS encoding RrF2 family transcriptional regulator, protein MLTKKGKYGLKALVDLARLEPGETAFINEIAQRNNIPKKFLDTILLELRNAGMLRSKKGPGGGYSLSRPASEIRIGHVIRTLDGPLAPIRCASRTAYEVCEDCSDPETCRVRISMTTVRDAIAAILDSMTLAEFAGDGELPLEVIEEKRAG, encoded by the coding sequence ATGCTGACGAAGAAGGGAAAATACGGCCTCAAGGCCCTCGTCGATCTGGCGCGCCTCGAACCTGGCGAGACGGCGTTCATCAATGAAATCGCTCAGCGCAACAACATACCGAAGAAATTCCTCGACACGATTCTGCTCGAATTGCGCAACGCCGGCATGCTCCGTTCCAAGAAAGGACCGGGTGGCGGCTATTCGCTTTCCCGTCCGGCATCGGAGATTCGCATCGGCCACGTCATCCGGACACTTGACGGTCCCCTGGCACCGATCCGTTGCGCCAGCCGCACGGCCTATGAGGTCTGCGAAGATTGCAGCGACCCCGAGACCTGTCGTGTACGGATATCGATGACGACGGTTCGTGACGCGATCGCCGCCATCCTCGATTCGATGACGCTCGCGGAATTTGCGGGCGATGGTGAACTGCCGCTCGAGGTTATCGAAGAAAAACGCGCGGGCTGA
- a CDS encoding KpsF/GutQ family sugar-phosphate isomerase gives MGLREVKADGQSRSAILDSIGRTLTTATNGIKALADHLTTDEVFARSLVDAVELIGDSEGRVVVSGVGKSGHIGRKIAATMASTGTSAYFVHPTEASHGDLGMVTSQDVLILLSWSGETAELGNMLTYAKRFKVSVVSICANRDSILARNSDVALVLPKVPEACPHGLAPTTSAMLQLAVGDALAIALLERRGFSAEDFKTFHPGGKLGAQLRLVHELAHVAEQVPLLVVGRPMSEAVIEMSSKGFGVVGIVDEGGSLIGVITDGDLRRHMAGDLLAQRVEDVMSRNPRVIKGDVLASAAMEFMQEHKVTVLFLVDEAGLPAGILHIHDLLRAGVA, from the coding sequence ATGGGCTTGAGAGAAGTAAAGGCGGATGGGCAATCCCGTTCCGCGATACTGGATTCGATCGGCAGGACGCTGACGACTGCAACCAATGGGATCAAGGCTCTTGCCGATCACCTGACGACGGATGAAGTCTTTGCGCGCAGCCTTGTGGACGCGGTCGAATTGATCGGCGACAGCGAGGGCCGGGTCGTCGTGTCGGGCGTCGGCAAGAGTGGGCACATCGGCCGCAAGATCGCAGCGACCATGGCATCCACCGGCACGTCCGCCTATTTCGTCCACCCGACCGAGGCGAGCCATGGCGACCTTGGTATGGTCACGTCGCAGGACGTACTGATTCTGCTTTCCTGGTCGGGAGAGACGGCCGAGCTTGGCAACATGCTCACCTATGCCAAGCGCTTCAAGGTGTCGGTTGTCTCGATCTGCGCCAATCGCGACAGCATCCTTGCTCGCAACTCCGATGTTGCCCTGGTGCTGCCGAAGGTGCCGGAAGCCTGCCCGCACGGGCTCGCCCCTACGACCTCGGCGATGCTGCAGCTTGCGGTCGGAGATGCTTTGGCGATCGCGCTTCTGGAGCGTCGCGGTTTCTCGGCTGAAGACTTCAAGACATTCCACCCCGGCGGTAAGCTCGGCGCACAGCTGCGCCTGGTGCATGAACTGGCGCATGTGGCGGAACAGGTGCCGCTGCTCGTCGTCGGCCGCCCGATGAGCGAAGCCGTCATCGAGATGTCGTCGAAGGGATTTGGCGTCGTCGGTATTGTCGACGAAGGAGGCTCGCTGATCGGCGTAATTACCGACGGCGACCTGCGCCGCCATATGGCGGGCGATCTGCTGGCTCAGCGGGTCGAGGACGTGATGTCGCGCAATCCGAGGGTCATCAAAGGCGACGTGCTTGCCAGCGCCGCCATGGAGTTCATGCAGGAGCACAAGGTGACCGTCCTTTTTCTGGTCGACGAAGCCGGGCTCCCGGCCGGCATCCTGCACATCCACGATCTCTTGCGCGCCGGCGTGGCCTGA
- a CDS encoding capsule biosynthesis protein translates to MTGDTTINRSTLRTFLFLQGPSSSIFAKIANRLEALGHTCLRINLNVGDQIFWRRRGAFNYRGSMSGWPAFVEAFIRRHAVSDLVLLGEERPYHQAAIAAARRTGAAVFIVEMGYLRPDWLTLERGGMSSNSHFPAEPDQILSAAAGLPEPDWRRRYEQSFLAEASCDLLYNLPNVFLWFLFPGYRRHGIFHPLAEYGGWLLRLATQRRQQRAADALIRSLASAGSDYFVYPLQLETDYQLRAHSPFNSQKEAIRAILASFAYHAPAGSKLAIKTHPLDNGLIRWRKIVAEAAGKTGIADRVAFLDGGNLDALVQGSAGVVTVNSTAGLHALKQGKPVKVLGSAVFDIAGLTDQQPLDTFWQAPQRPDAALSAALFRLMAAAIQVRGNFYSSAGTSAGANAIAERLHQGTVNEPGAFVDPPPRRKPAKSAPSAAFGIR, encoded by the coding sequence ATGACAGGGGACACGACGATCAATCGCTCGACACTACGGACATTCCTGTTTCTGCAGGGGCCCTCGTCGTCGATCTTCGCCAAGATCGCAAACCGGCTCGAGGCATTGGGCCACACATGCCTTCGCATCAATCTCAATGTCGGCGACCAGATCTTCTGGCGACGCCGAGGCGCTTTCAACTATCGCGGCTCCATGTCGGGGTGGCCGGCCTTTGTTGAGGCCTTTATCCGTCGTCACGCCGTGAGCGACCTGGTTCTGCTCGGCGAAGAGCGCCCCTATCACCAAGCCGCGATCGCCGCTGCCCGCCGGACAGGTGCCGCCGTCTTCATCGTGGAGATGGGCTATTTGCGCCCGGACTGGCTGACGCTGGAGCGTGGCGGCATGTCGTCCAACTCGCATTTTCCGGCTGAACCGGACCAGATCCTCAGCGCGGCAGCCGGCCTGCCGGAACCGGACTGGCGGCGGCGTTACGAGCAGTCCTTCCTCGCCGAAGCAAGCTGCGATCTGCTCTACAATCTTCCGAACGTCTTCCTTTGGTTTCTTTTTCCGGGCTATCGCCGGCACGGGATCTTTCATCCCTTGGCGGAATATGGCGGGTGGCTCTTGCGCCTCGCCACGCAGAGGCGGCAACAACGCGCAGCCGATGCCCTCATCCGCTCGCTGGCCTCGGCGGGAAGCGATTATTTCGTCTATCCACTGCAGCTGGAGACCGACTACCAACTGCGCGCGCACTCGCCGTTCAACAGCCAGAAGGAAGCGATCCGCGCGATCCTCGCCTCCTTTGCGTACCACGCCCCCGCGGGCAGCAAGCTTGCGATCAAGACCCACCCTCTCGACAATGGCCTCATCCGCTGGCGCAAGATCGTTGCTGAAGCGGCGGGCAAGACCGGAATCGCAGACCGGGTCGCCTTTCTCGACGGCGGCAATCTGGACGCTTTGGTGCAGGGGAGCGCAGGCGTCGTCACGGTCAACTCGACGGCCGGCCTGCATGCATTGAAACAGGGTAAGCCTGTAAAGGTGCTCGGCAGTGCCGTATTCGATATTGCGGGGCTTACCGACCAGCAGCCGTTGGATACATTCTGGCAGGCGCCTCAGAGGCCGGATGCCGCCTTGAGTGCCGCCTTGTTCAGATTGATGGCCGCGGCGATCCAGGTCCGTGGCAATTTCTATTCAAGCGCGGGCACGAGCGCCGGTGCAAACGCTATCGCTGAGCGTTTGCACCAGGGTACGGTCAACGAGCCTGGGGCTTTCGTAGACCCTCCGCCCCGGCGAAAGCCGGCGAAAAGTGCGCCGTCCGCCGCCTTTGGCATTCGTTAG